A single genomic interval of Cucumis sativus cultivar 9930 chromosome 5, Cucumber_9930_V3, whole genome shotgun sequence harbors:
- the LOC101223159 gene encoding chloroplast sensor kinase, chloroplastic isoform X1, translating into MLLSSSPSLQNPLHSSNSSSSLFFPFFSHNALKLHSFIRLKPFTFNCTSSSLTDTSSIPDPTLLRHVSHTVRDTHDDGSMVPSASAVASAILKASTSPVDFVHRIENSQNTGLVLPSPDFQRLCIEQLDLFRRIVDPDALLSVYVRPAGSYVMDRLELRRVASFPGVNVTDVVILVGNFSVPTGLRAAEAAFSSQQVEVISEHKAIVFPMVKHPFVVGFLVAELPNLEMETCLDMQSADRDPWSYSSPHEAGALVAGSGISTHGFHNATNGSLKTYMFNADSQENAFHISRSLAMAYVMDQKAMLLQQSSWQNNLRMTNLVDQIRGSLSSIQSLSKMLSVHMKKNEIAYEILEDILLQGDYMRNTLQQLQDAVYLTKANIVHYNEETLKKMYKSSNPLSESVKNQLDNFPTDASNPRMKGGLVSSNNTVRDMEMPMPPTILAPIQRQGIRSCNVSDVLIDLVEAVKPLARKQQRIVELSEQACSMQIAVEESSLRQALSNLIEGALLRTRVGGKVEIISTAAPAGGALIVVDDDGPDMHYMTQMHSLTPFGADLLSKERVEDNMTWNFVAGLTVACEILESYGCVVRVISPRCSDAALGSGGTRLELWLPSTPGTTLHNLEIPTQSA; encoded by the exons ATGCTACTCTCTTCTTCACCTTCTCTCCAAAATCCTCTCCATTCCTCCAATTCTTCCTCCTCcctcttcttccctttcttctcacACAATGCCCTAAAACTCCATTCTTTCATTCGCCTCAAACCATTCACCTTCAACTGCACTTCCTCCTCCCTCACTGATACTTCCTCCATTCCAGACCCTACCCTCCTTCGCCACGTTTCTCATACTGTACGCGACACTCACGACGATGGCTCAATGGTACCCTCAGCCTCTGCTGTCGCCTCCGCCATTCTCAAAGCTTCCACCTCCCCTGTCGATTTTGTGCATAGGATTGAAAACAGTCAGAATACTGGGTTGGTGTTGCCGAGTCCTGACTTTCAGAGGCTTTGCATCGAACAGTTGGATTTGTTTCGCCGGATTGTTGATCCCGATGCCCTACTCTCG GTTTATGTAAGACCTGCTGGTAGCTATGTGATGGACCGTCTTGAGCTGCGTCGTGTTGCATCTTTCCCAGGGGTTAATGTTACTGATGTTGTGATATTGGTCGGAAATTTTAGTGTTCCTACTGGTTTACGTGCTGCTGAAGCTGCTTTTTCCAGTCAGCAA GTTGAAGTTATCTCAGAGCACAAGGCTATAGTTTTTCCAATGGTGAAACACCCATTTGTCGTGGGGTTCTTGGTTGCCGAGCTTCCGAACCTGGAAATGGAAACATGCCTGGATATGCAGAGTGCTGATCGTGATCCGTGGTCATACTCATCTCCACACGAAGCCGGTGCTCTTGTAGCTGGCTCAGGAATAAGTACACATGGATTTCATAATGCTACGAATGGATCATTGAAAACGTACATGTTTAATGCAGATAGTCAAGAAAATGCCTTCCATATTTCCCGTTCTCTTGCTATGGCATATGTTATGGATCAG AAAGCAATGTTGCTCCAGCAATCATCATGGCAGAACAATTTGAGGATGACCAATCTGGTTGACCAA ATTCGTGGTTCTCTTTCTAGCATCCAAAGTTTAAGTAAGATGTTATCTGTTCacatgaagaaaaatgag ATTGCATATGAGATTTTAGAAGACATACTTTTACAAGGGGATTATATGAGAAATACTCTTCAACAACTACAGGATGCTGTTTATTTGACTAAG GCAAATATTGTACACTATAATGAAGAAACACTGAAGAAAATGTACAAGTCTTCAAACCCTTTGTCGGAATCAGTGAAAAACCAACTGGATAACTTTCCAACAGATGCTTCCAACCCTAGGATGAAAGGGGGGTTAGTTTCTTCTAACAATACGGTTAGGGACATGGAGATGCCCATGCCACCTACAATACTTGCTCCTATTCAACGACAAGGAATAAG GTCATGCAACGTTTCTGATGTTCTGATTGATTTGGTTGAGGCAGTGAAACCTCTAGCACGTAAACAGCAACGTATAGTAGAACTAAGTGAACAGGCTTGTTCTATGCAAATTGCCGTGGAGGAATCTTCACTGCGTCAGGCTTTGAGCAATTTAATTGAAGGCGCGCTATTGCGTACACGTGTTGGAGGAAAGGTAGAAATTATATCTACTGCAGCACCAGCAGGTGGTGCACTTATAGTCGTAGATGATGATGGCCCAGATATGCACTACATG ACACAGATGCATTCACTCACACCATTTGGAGCAGATCTCTTGTCCAAGGAAAGGGTGGAAGACAACATGACATGGAACTTTGTAGCAGGGCTGACCGTTGCTTGTGAGATACTTGAGAGTTATGGGTGTGTGGTGCGTGTCATTTCACCCAGGTGCTCGGATGCAGCACTCGGATCTGGTGGAACTCGCCTGGAACTCTGGCTCCCTTCCACTCCAGGTACAACACTGCACAATCTCGAAATTCCCACTCAGAGTGCATAG
- the LOC101222926 gene encoding uncharacterized protein LOC101222926, whose translation MGILYRSSVNRKPNDSMRLIIITFMGVFLGFLIGISFPTLSLTKLGIPSGLIPKIDEMYNTDIKAGSSTQTSQNFPSTTTGSGDKNNSHNRNGTSEIWVPSNPRGAERLAPGIVAAESDFYLHRLWGNPHEDLNTKPNYLVTFTVGYKQKENIDKAVKKFSENFTILLFHYDGRTTEWDEFEWSKRAIHVSARKQSKWWYAKRFLHPDIVAPYDYIFMWDEDLGVENFDAEEYIKLVRKHGLEISQPGLEPTRGLTWQMTKKRDGLEVHKDTAERPGWCTEPNLPPCAAFVEIMAPVFSREAWRCVWYMIQNDLIHGWGLDFAVRKCVEPAHEKIGVVDSQWIVHQGLPSLGSQGETQNGKAPWQGVRERCRKEWTMFQSRLANAEKAYFKSLGIDPSNSPKQ comes from the exons ATGGGAATCCTTTATCGCAG ttCTGTGAATAGAAAGCCAAACGATAGCATGAGGCttattataataacttttatgGGAGTATTTTTGGGCTTTTTGATAGGAATATCTTTCCCAACATTATCACTAACAAAG CTAGGTATCCCCTCCGGTCTTATCCCAAAAATTGATGAGATGTATAATACTGACATAAAAGCAGGCTCATCTACCCAAACATCTCAAAACTTTCCATCTACAACAACTGGTAGTGGAGACAAGAATAATTCTCACAATCGGAATGGTACCTCAGAG ATTTGGGTTCCATCAAATCCTAGGGGAGCTGAAAGACTAGCCCCAGGAATTGTTGCAGCTGAGTCAGACTTCTATCTACACAGATTGTGGGGTAATCCCCATGAG GACTTAAATACAAAACCAAATTACCTTGTGACCTTCACTGTCGGTTATAAGCAGAAGGAGAACATTGATAAAGCAGTAAAAAAG TTTTCAGAGAACTTCACAATTCTTCTGTTTCATTACGATGGCCGAACAACAGAATGGGATGAATTTGAATGGTCGAAAAGAGCAATTCACGTGAGCGCTCGAAAGCAGAGTAAATG GTGGTATGCCAAGCGATTTTTGCACCCTGACATTGTGGCACCTTATGACTACATCTTTATGTGGGATGAAGACTTGGGAGTTGAGAACTTCGATGCTGAAGA GTATATAAAGTTGGTGAGAAAGCATGGCTTGGAAATTTCACAACCTGGTTTGGAACCTACCAGAGGGTTAACATGGCAGATGACAAAGAAAAGGGATGGTCTTGAAGTTCACAA AGATACGGCGGAAAGGCCAGGATGGTGCACTGAGCCAAATTTGCCTCCTTGTGCCGC TTTCGTAGAAATCATGGCTCCAGTTTTCTCACGAGAAGCTTGGCGTTGCGTCTGGTATATGATTCAA AACGATTTAATACATGGCTGGGGCCTTGATTTTGCCGTTAGAAAATGTGTAGAG CCTGCACATGAGAAGATTGGAGTCGTTGACTCTCAGTGGATCGTTCATCAAGGTCTTCCTTCACTCGGAAGCCAG GGAGAAACTCAAAATGGGAAAGCGCCATGGCAAGGg GTAAGAGAAAGGTGTCGAAAAGAGTGGACAATGTTTCAAAGTCGGTTAGCAAATGCGGAGAAAGCGTATTTCAAGTCATTGGGGATTGATCCTTCAAATTCACCCAAACAGTAG
- the LOC101222690 gene encoding uncharacterized LOC101222690 isoform X1, whose amino-acid sequence MWWMMGEGGGHYCSKKSDDICGDVCDQESNRVLGMSRLRCIFRGYDVKTFLILFALVPTCILIIYLHGQKISYFLRPLWESPPKEFNMITHYYDGNVSMENLCKLHGWKVREFPRRVYDAVLFSNEIEMLTLRWKELYPYITQFVLLEANSTFTGKPKPLYFARNRDKFKFVESRFTYGTVGGRFKKGENPFVEEAFQRVALDQLLRIAGITDDDLLIMSDVDEIPSRHTINLLRWCDDIPEVLHLQLKNYLYSFEFHVDDNSWRASVHRYKSGKTRYVHYRQSDDLLADSGWHCSFCFRRISDFVFKMKAYSHNDRVRFSSYLNPKRIQKIICKGSDLFDMLPEEYTFKEIIGKMGPVPHSFSAVHLPSYLLENAEDYKFLLPGNCIRESG is encoded by the exons ATGTGGTGGATGATGGGTGAAGGTGGAGGCCATTACTGTTCCAAGAAATCTGATGATATTTGTGGCGATGTTTGTGATCAG GAATCCAATCGAGTATTGGGGATGTCTAGACTTCGCTGCATTTTTCGTGGATATGATGTGAAAACCTTCCTTATTCTTTTTGCACTGGTGCCAACATGCATCTTGATCATTTACTTGCACGGACAGAAGATTTCATACTTCTTACGGCCGCTATGGGAATCCCCACCTAAAGAATTCAATATGATTACTCACTACTATGATGGGAATGTATCTATGGAGAACCTATGCAAACTCCATGGTTGGAAAGTCCGTGAATTTCCACGACGTGTTTATGATGCTGTGCTGTTCAGTAATGAGATTGAGATGCTCACCTTGCGATGGAAAGAACTCTACCCTTACATTACACAGTTTGTTCTTCTGGAGGCAAATTCAACATTTACTGGGAAGCCAAAGCCATTATACTTTGCTCGCAATAGGGACAAATTCAAGTTTGTGGAGTCAAGATTTACTTATGGCACTGTTGGAGGGAGATTTAAGAAAGGGGAAAACCCGTTTGTCGAAGAGGCATTTCAGCGGGTTGCACTTGATCAGCTTCTCAGAATTGCTGGTATCACTGATGATGACTTGTTGATAATGTCTGATGTTGACGAAATTCCAAGCAGGCACACAATTAATCTCTTGAGATGGTGTGATGACATACCAGAAGTTCTTCATTTACAACTTAAGAACTATTTGTACTCTTTTGAGTTCCATGTTGATGACAATAGTTGGAGGGCTTCAGTCCATAGATACAAATCTGGTAAGACAAGGTATGTTCATTATCGCCAATCGGATGACCTGTTGGCAGATTCGGGGTGGCACTGTAGCTTCTGTTTCCGACGTATCAGCGACTTTGTCTTTAAGATGAAAGCATACAGCCATAATGACAGAGTTAGGTTCTCTAGTTActtaaatcccaaaagaatTCAGAAGATTATTTGCAAGGGTTCGGACCTATTTGACATGCTTCCTGAGGAGTACACTTTCAAAGAAATTATTGGGAAAATGGGACCAGTTCCTCATTCCTTCTCAGCAGTTCACTTGCCATCGTATCTGCTGGAAAATGCAGAAGACTACAAATTCCTTTTGCCTGGGAATTGCATACGAGAGAGTGGCTGA
- the LOC101222690 gene encoding uncharacterized LOC101222690 (The RefSeq protein has 2 substitutions, 2 frameshifts compared to this genomic sequence) — MWWMMGEGGGHYCSKKSDDICGDVCDQESNRVLGMSRLRCIFRGYDVKTFLILFALVPTCILIIYLHGQKISYFLRPLWESPPKEFNMITHYYDGNVSMKNLCKLHGWKVREFPRRVYDAVLFSNEIEMLTLRWKELYPYITQFVLLEANSTFTGKPKPLYFCSYRDKFKFVESRFTYGTVGGRFKKGENPFVEEAFQRVALDQLLRIAGITDDDLLIMSDVDEIPSRHTINLLRWCDDIPEVLHLQLKNYLYSFEFHVDDNSWRASVHRYKSGKTRYVHYRQSDDLLADSGWHCSFCFRRISDFVFKMKAYSHNDRVRFSSYLNPKRIQKIICKGSDLFDMLPEEYTFKEIIGKMGPVPHSFSAVHLPSYLLENAEDYKFLLPGNCIRESG, encoded by the exons ATGTGGTGGATGATGGGTGAAGGTGGAGGCCATTACTGTTCCAAGAAATCTGATGATATTTGTGGCGATGTTTGTGATCAG GAATCCAATCGAGTATTGGGGATGTCTAGACTTCGCTGCATTTTTCGTGGATATGATGTGAAAACCTTCCTTATTCTTTTTGCACTGGTGCCAACATGCATCTTGATCATTTACTTGCACGGACAGAAGATTTCATACTTCTTACGGCCGCTATGGGAATCCCCACCTAAAGAATTCAATATGATTACTCACTACTATGATGGGAATGTATCTATGGAGAACCTATGCAAACTCCATGGTTGGAAAGTCCGTGAATTTCCACGACGTGTTTATGATGCTGTGCTGTTCAGTAATGAGATTGAGATGCTCACCTTGCGATGGAAAGAACTCTACCCTTACATTACACAGTTTGTTCTTCTGGAGGCAAATTCAACATTTACTGGGAAGCCAAAGCCATTATAC TGCTCGCA TAGGGACAAATTCAAGTTTGTGGAGTCAAGATTTACTTATGGCACTGTTGGAGGGAGATTTAAGAAAGGGGAAAACCCGTTTGTCGAAGAGGCATTTCAGCGGGTTGCACTTGATCAGCTTCTCAGAATTGCTGGTATCACTGATGATGACTTGTTGATAATGTCTGATGTTGACGAAATTCCAAGCAGGCACACAATTAATCTCTTGAGATGGTGTGATGACATACCAGAAGTTCTTCATTTACAACTTAAGAACTATTTGTACTCTTTTGAGTTCCATGTTGATGACAATAGTTGGAGGGCTTCAGTCCATAGATACAAATCTGGTAAGACAAGGTATGTTCATTATCGCCAATCGGATGACCTGTTGGCAGATTCGGGGTGGCACTGTAGCTTCTGTTTCCGACGTATCAGCGACTTTGTCTTTAAGATGAAAGCATACAGCCATAATGACAGAGTTAGGTTCTCTAGTTActtaaatcccaaaagaatTCAGAAGATTATTTGCAAGGGTTCGGACCTATTTGACATGCTTCCTGAGGAGTACACTTTCAAAGAAATTATTGGGAAAATGGGACCAGTTCCTCATTCCTTCTCAGCAGTTCACTTGCCATCGTATCTGCTGGAAAATGCAGAAGACTACAAATTCCTTTTGCCTGGGAATTGCATACGAGAGAGTGGCTGA
- the LOC101223159 gene encoding chloroplast sensor kinase, chloroplastic isoform X2, whose product MLLSSSPSLQNPLHSSNSSSSLFFPFFSHNALKLHSFIRLKPFTFNCTSSSLTDTSSIPDPTLLRHVSHTVRDTHDDGSMVPSASAVASAILKASTSPVDFVHRIENSQNTGLVLPSPDFQRLCIEQLDLFRRIVDPDALLSVYVRPAGSYVMDRLELRRVASFPGVNVTDVVILVGNFSVPTGLRAAEAAFSSQQVEVISEHKAIVFPMVKHPFVVGFLVAELPNLEMETCLDMQSADRDPWSYSSPHEAGALVAGSGISTHGFHNATNGSLKTYMFNADSQENAFHISRSLAMAYVMDQKAMLLQQSSWQNNLRMTNLVDQIRGSLSSIQSLSKMLSVHMKKNEIAYEILEDILLQGDYMRNTLQQLQDAVYLTKANIVHYNEETLKKMYKSSNPLSESVKNQLDNFPTDASNPRMKGGLVSSNNTVRDMEMPMPPTILAPIQRQGIRKVMQRF is encoded by the exons ATGCTACTCTCTTCTTCACCTTCTCTCCAAAATCCTCTCCATTCCTCCAATTCTTCCTCCTCcctcttcttccctttcttctcacACAATGCCCTAAAACTCCATTCTTTCATTCGCCTCAAACCATTCACCTTCAACTGCACTTCCTCCTCCCTCACTGATACTTCCTCCATTCCAGACCCTACCCTCCTTCGCCACGTTTCTCATACTGTACGCGACACTCACGACGATGGCTCAATGGTACCCTCAGCCTCTGCTGTCGCCTCCGCCATTCTCAAAGCTTCCACCTCCCCTGTCGATTTTGTGCATAGGATTGAAAACAGTCAGAATACTGGGTTGGTGTTGCCGAGTCCTGACTTTCAGAGGCTTTGCATCGAACAGTTGGATTTGTTTCGCCGGATTGTTGATCCCGATGCCCTACTCTCG GTTTATGTAAGACCTGCTGGTAGCTATGTGATGGACCGTCTTGAGCTGCGTCGTGTTGCATCTTTCCCAGGGGTTAATGTTACTGATGTTGTGATATTGGTCGGAAATTTTAGTGTTCCTACTGGTTTACGTGCTGCTGAAGCTGCTTTTTCCAGTCAGCAA GTTGAAGTTATCTCAGAGCACAAGGCTATAGTTTTTCCAATGGTGAAACACCCATTTGTCGTGGGGTTCTTGGTTGCCGAGCTTCCGAACCTGGAAATGGAAACATGCCTGGATATGCAGAGTGCTGATCGTGATCCGTGGTCATACTCATCTCCACACGAAGCCGGTGCTCTTGTAGCTGGCTCAGGAATAAGTACACATGGATTTCATAATGCTACGAATGGATCATTGAAAACGTACATGTTTAATGCAGATAGTCAAGAAAATGCCTTCCATATTTCCCGTTCTCTTGCTATGGCATATGTTATGGATCAG AAAGCAATGTTGCTCCAGCAATCATCATGGCAGAACAATTTGAGGATGACCAATCTGGTTGACCAA ATTCGTGGTTCTCTTTCTAGCATCCAAAGTTTAAGTAAGATGTTATCTGTTCacatgaagaaaaatgag ATTGCATATGAGATTTTAGAAGACATACTTTTACAAGGGGATTATATGAGAAATACTCTTCAACAACTACAGGATGCTGTTTATTTGACTAAG GCAAATATTGTACACTATAATGAAGAAACACTGAAGAAAATGTACAAGTCTTCAAACCCTTTGTCGGAATCAGTGAAAAACCAACTGGATAACTTTCCAACAGATGCTTCCAACCCTAGGATGAAAGGGGGGTTAGTTTCTTCTAACAATACGGTTAGGGACATGGAGATGCCCATGCCACCTACAATACTTGCTCCTATTCAACGACAAGGAATAAG GAAGGTCATGCAACGTTTCTGA
- the LOC101214299 gene encoding probable E3 ubiquitin-protein ligase XERICO, with protein MGLSNFPPSAEGVLLLPVLVMNTVMSMAFLKNFVRSVIQMMSASGNSSSSEEEYDWENRRERRISITQFKTLGQSFNGETEEEFVSRCVMAECCVCLCRFEADEEVSELSCKHFFHKACLSKWFDNKHFTCPLCRSIE; from the coding sequence ATGGGTCTCTCAAATTTTCCTCCTTCAGCTGAAGGGGTGTTGCTGTTGCCAGTTTTAGTGATGAACACTGTAATGTCAATGGcgtttttgaagaattttgtgAGATCTGTTATACAAATGATGAGTGCCAGTGGGAATTCTTCGAGTTCTGAGGAAGAATACGATTGGGAAaatagaagagaaagaaggattTCAATTACTCAGTTCAAAACTTTGGGGCAAAGCTTCAATGGGGAAACAGAGGAGGAGTTTGTTTCGAGGTGTGTTATGGCAGAGTGTTGTGTTTGTCTTTGTAGGTTTGAAGCTGATGAAGAAGTTAGTGAGTTGTCTTGTAagcatttttttcataaagcTTGTCTTTCTAAGTGGTTTGATAATAAGCACTTTACTTGTCCTCTTTGTCGCTCTATCGAATAA